CATCTGGTATTTGCTAAAGCAATCTTATTGTTTTTTCCTTAACATTCTATTTgctgaaataaaaatgcattgCAAATATGTAACCATGTGAAATGTTTGACTTCCTGCCAACCCAGATAGCAGCATAAATTTCTTAGAATTTTCCCGATAAGTTGATCAATTTCTGCTTATCTCTTATTGAAAATTCCCATAAAAAGGGCATTTTTCCTATGGATTTTATCAGTGTTTTTGCTGACTTCAAACCTTTCTCAACATGCAATCAGTAATAATCGCTCCTCTGGTAATTGCCGCCTGTGTGCTGGCCCTAGTAGGAGGTGCCAACTCCGAGTGCTGCCAAGACATGAAGACGGTCCAGTACAAAATATCCGGTGGAGACTGCGGTGATGTTGGCGGTGAGAAATCTGGTGACTCCTGCAGCATCATAATTTGCGGCAACGGCGAGGCCGTGGTGGGTACATACTGCGGCAAGGGTCCTTGCAACTTGTTCGGCTGTGCCTGCAAAAATGGATGCCTACAGGGCAACTGGGTTGATGATTTCTTGGCCAAAAACAGCCGATACTCTATCGATATTATTAATGTACATTAACATTAATCTACTGCGTATTATTGGAAACCCACCTTGAATAATAAAACTATCCAGTTgcaaagtatttttatatttattttataaaagcgAACGCTGCCTAAGACCGTTTATATGAACAACCAGGGTTAATATACCTTTTGGCACAATTAATTTGCTCAACTGATATGGGATTCTCCAAGATAAATTTGCCTTTCTGTATATCCGCTTATCTCTTGTGGCGTCTTACAAATAATTGGCTTAAAAGGGGGAACTTTGCGTGGACCAAGTCAGTCGTCTACAGAAATTTCACCATGCGAATCGCTCTTCTAATTTTTGGGGCCTGTCTGCTGGCCCTAATCGGAGGTGTCTATTCCGAATGCTGCACCACCAAGGTGAACCTTGAGTATAAAATCTCGAGTGGCGGGTGTGGTGCCGTTGGAGGAAGGCGATCCGGTAACGCCTGCAAGGTAACCATCTGTGGCAATGGTGCCGCCCTGGTGGGTACATATTGCGGAAAGGGTCCTTGCAACTGGTTCGGATGTGCCTGTCGAAACGGTTGTCTGCAGGGCAACTGGGTTTCGGATTTTTTGGCCCGAAACAAGCGATACAATATCGATGTCTTGGACGCACAATGGACCGGCTGAcctaaatttaaacaaattataaaattataacaaaactgtatattttaaatcaacaaATTAAAGTAAAGTCCATTGAAAAATATCctctacatatttttttatttacttttgtaCGTTCAGCTTCCTTTACCTTTGACTTAATGCTTACCAGttaaaaaatttgattaacaatttagaaaatataagtttattaataatttaatgttgCAACACATTAAGATTTTATTGtcatttttttatactttccATAAGAAGCTTAAGAGTGCTTCGTTTTAGGACAAAcagaatgaaaataataatgccGATGCAGGAATCACAGTATTTACATATCTCCAGAAGAAGGTCCgaattaacataaaaataaattaagcgcACGCTCCACTGTATATCCATCAAGAAAATCAGCCGTAGAAATACTTTATACCTGTGATCGGATTGTGGAAAACTTAAATATCTTGAcaataatatcttaatatctaaTTAAGGTTATCTtacatttgcattctcaaGTTCAGGTTTCTTGCCCTCTCGTCCTCGCCGGAGAAGTGCCTCAGTGAGAGTTTTACTCTTATAATGCTGATGATGGTCAGTAAAAAGAGGGTTGTGTTTAATGCTACTAGTATAACCATCagcaaaataatacaataagaAGCACTCCCTGAAAAAATGAACAATAtgtagtttttttaaattccttcTAGAAGAAATTATAGCACTAACAAATGCGTACACTTTATATCACAGGCTTCCCAACCAGTACCAGACACCCAAGCCACCTTGTTGGGATCTCCATCCCAAATGTGATCAATCAGAAAGAGTATCCCCGTCAGGGTAGTTGGCGTTGTCCAGGCAAAGGTGCTGTAAGCTTTGAAGCTATATTCAGATTCAGTTCGATTGACCGAAGTAAAGCCTTTCCATAACTGATGGCTCATTGCCAGAAGCCAACttaattaaagcaaaatacatacatacagatgcattaaatattaaaattatttgctaGCTATACTCCTTTGGGAATTCAAgttttataagtttatttttttttataaaattaagagTTTTTGTCGCCTTGAGGCACCTCAGTCCTTATCAGAGAAACCATTGGGTATACTGAAGCGATAATTTTGGCACATGTTTACTTTACTTcacaaatgttaattttttaaattgtgcatgattaaattttcatttaaagttacaaaaaatttaatttatttagttcctgccaaaaccctttaaaagagtttcaaatatttaatattcaggAAAGAGAATGGACAGGAAATCAGTTAGACAGgactctttctctctctctctctctccaccCATTCGACCCACATGTCCCCGTTTCCATGCAACatggaaaattgtttttccGCTGCCACTCAACTCATCGCAAGTTTTCCGCTTCTGCTGTGCAAGTGGAAAAAACATCCGCATATGGAACTTGTATAGTTTGGCATCCGAACAACAACAGGGGCATAAAAAAATCCCCGGcaggatatatatttttgcctaAGCATTGTTTTTCCCAGCCTGTGGATTCGATTTGGTTCCGATTCTCCCCGAACTCGCGGCTGTCAGTTTTAATCAATTCAAAACGAGAAATTGATGTTTTCTGCACAAGAAACTAGTTCTGGCCAGGTGTGCCATTTGTTTACCATTCAGTTTgcctaatttttattttctttggatttatatatatttcaaataaataataataataccacTAAGGGTTGCATGTTAATAAAAGAGGTTACTAACCACCCCAAGTTGTAAGATTGATTCATTATTAAAGCATTTAGCTGTTTTTtatgctaaacaaaaaatataataataaggcAAACCTTAAAATCCGAACTAAAAATCTGCCTGTGTAAAGTTACGCcaattttccacatttttgtttggcttttctGGTGATAGCAAAAGTTTTGTGTGAATTCGATGCTCTCATCTCGAActgcaaaaaaaggaaaaacatataaaaagaAATGCTTTATGCGGAGGTGCCAGTGGCTGTGTGCATTTGTCGCCTTTTCAGTAATTGAATGCTTGGATTTAATTGGAACTGCACGCCCTGTTGGtttcacacacaaacacacaccacGAATGCATACACATTATTGACAGGAGGGCTATGCCGCGTTATTCCTGTTCAATTCGGTTtcgattttattccattcgattcgattcgatttgagttgagttgagttcaGTTGAGCCGTGCTCAGTTCAATTCAGGTGCTTGACACCTACCACTACATACTCACACTCTCACAAAGGTACACTAAGAGGAAAAACTATATACTTAATTATGGGAATAATAACAgatgaaaataataatcagtTAAATACCccaagtatttatttaaggtATAAATAGTGTttcaattataataaaaaatatacaaaaatatagctCAGATATATTATATCCCAACCTGTTCAAggaacatacatatatccgaTTTAAGCAAGAATTTTCCTCACTGCCATTTTTCTTGTAAAGCAAATTGAAGCCAGCGCCCGAACCGAACGTTGACTTATTCATATTGTGATGACTTGGCGCTACTTTTTTCTGTTTCGCCAGCTAACAATTcttgcaaataaaatataaatgggGAACTGGAGGAGACCTGGCTGGAGGGCAGGACTCGGAGGACCCAGCGTCTGCCAGCCCCCCCGCCTGTAATTGTCATGGCAGCTCGTTAGCTTCAAAGAGCCCGCGGCGAGGAGGCTAATGGCAGAGCTAATGCCGAGACTAATACGAATACTAACACTAATGCCAAAGCTAATGCCAATGCCACTGGACGAGTTAGCGGGCCGGCCCGGCCCGGCCAGGTaaacaacacgaaaaaatattaaatgaaccGCAAAATTGTGCAGCTGGccgagcaaaaaaaaaaaatacaacagaatgaatatatataaacacaacATCATAGTAAACCAGAGAAGAGCGTTTGTCTGTGGATGAGAAGCCAGGGCTAAATATAAATTGGCATACTTGCATCCATTGACTCGTCCTTGGATGATGCTCCCCCCTCCTGTTGACAGGATCCCAGGCGCACGCATCCGACacattcataaatttttaaagcccAGCTTTCCAGACCACTTTCAATTGCCAGTCCCCCCGGTTTTTGTCCTAGAAGTAGGTCCTTGCCCCACCGAGCGCGTCCAGCCGCAGTGTAATGGTCTTTGTCCGCCTCCTGCCACATCCTGGCCAGGGTCCTGCATGCGAATGAAGGGCGCTCCTCCTCGTTCGTTGCCTACTTATGGGCTGAGCAATTGCGGAGCATAAATTGGCAGGCAAAGCGGAGCCGGCAGcagaaatgaataaaaaatgtCTACGAGCTAGCTGACTGCTATATTCCCTGACCCAAGGAGTGGAGGCCTTAAAGAGGGAAGAATCTTCAAGATCTTAGCCCTATGTATTGCTTGATTGAAACTTTGATATTATTAAGATTATTTGATAATGACAAAGCTAAAGCATTTAtcatttttcgatatttttcgcAATACAAAAATAGTATAAACCGATAATTTAACGTTGTGATATTTTACATGTTCAACTATCGatttatatattgattttcttgtattattttggtACAGgatcaatatataaatattttctgccaCCCGAAATAAAACTCcaagaatattaattttttttttaataaattttttttcttaaatggCTTTTCTATAATAGAACATTTATTAATCTtctaatacaaatatatattttatatccaACAAACTTCTTGgttaaatcaaaatcaaacttTAATGGAAATGATATCTTAAAGACGTCACAAGTCTGTAGTTGACAGACACAACATAGTTTCGTTCCGCTATTTTCCCCCGCTTCGATTGTAACTGCCGGCAAGGACTCAAGGACCCAGACAAACTTCCCCGGCAGACTCCAGGGCACTCTGCCCTCTTATGCCCGCCCCCCAATCAGCGGGGGGCGCCCTCCCCCCAATCGACGCAATTTGTATTATGCGCCTCAGCGCCTTTGCACTTAATGccttatttgtatttaatcgCGGCTTCCGTTTCACTGGCATCTCCTCTCCACACTCAGCATCCTTCGGGCCCGAATCCCCGTTTTATTCAATGGCAGTTTGAGCGGCACAAACTTGCAGATACAGATAAACGGAAAATGACACAATTTGCTGCTCCTTTTTTGCCAGTTCCCAAGTCTCGCTGACTCGCAGCCACTTTGCCATCCCAATTACCCGCTGCCgatggctgtgtgtgtgtgcttgtgccTGACATTCCTCAGTTTGATTCGCCTTTCGCAGGACTCTTTCGACAGGCTCACCAGCCTTTGACCAGTTTATGGTCAGTAGGAAGTGCAGGCCAAGTTTTGCCCACTTTAACTGCTCTCAGAATCGAATTTATCCTTAAACTTTGAAATACTTTGACCACAGCCTCTTGAGTTTGTACTGATAACTTGGGGatgttttgtaaataaaaccaaagtAAAGCAGATTcattttagtttatatattttttaatttgggtAATTTAATGGGTAAATGTcaaataaaaagtgaaactGTGAATATTGTATGGACAGCTAAAtgtaacaaaaaattacaatttaatatctGTTTCGTATTTATTTGTCTTAATTAAGGCATTTCGTGGAAATTATTGGTTCGTTATTAAATCAACCTTAACGAATTTGAAACATCCAAAAACGACTTCTACAAATGATCCACGATTTGAAGATTCAACGTTTTCAGGCACTCCTATTTTGAAAACTATTGTACAAATAAATAGGGTTATTGCAAAATCTGTAATACTCGTTAATACCTCACCTTTCCCATAGAAGCTTCAGAGTGCTTTGCTTTAGGacaaacaacacaaaaataaaaatgccgATGCAGGAATTACAGTATCTACATATCTTCAGAAGAAGATCCCAATTTAAATAGTCACTAATTACGCGCACGCTCCACTGTATATCCATTAAGACAATCAGCCGTAAAAACGCCTTATATCTGTGATCGAACTATGGAAAACTGAAATCGcatgatatttaaattatactAAATCTTACATGTGCATTCTAGCGCTCAGATTCCTTGCTCTCTCGTCCTGGTCAGAAAAATGCTTTAGTGAAAGCTTTACTCTTACAATGCTGATGGTGGTCAATATAATCAGAAATGTGTTTAATACTATTAGTGCTCATCGGCAAAAGGACGTAGATGTTGAAAGAACCGCCACCTGTAAATTAGAATCCATTATTTTTTGGAATCATTGTAAAAGAAATTATAGCTCTACCAAAAGCGTACCCTTTAAACTACAGCTCTGCCAACCAATACCTGGCACCCATTCGACCTTGCTGGGATCGCGATCCCAAATGTAATCAATTAGAAAAACAACTCCCATTAAGATAGCTGGAAAACCCCAGGCGAAGATGCTGTAGGCGCCGAAACTATATTCAGATGCAGCTCGATTCACTGAAGTAAAGCCTCTCCACAGTTGATGACTTAAGGCCAAGAGCCACGTGAATCTGGCTATTTCGAAATTCTGCTGCAAATAACCTGCCATTTCAaacaatatattatatatattttattatttattattgtttaactCCTGAGTATTTTTacacttaatttatttaatttattcaacaACATACATACCATATAGAGCGCACAAATGTGCAGGTATTTTGATAGTGCGGGTAAAATggataaaatttataaatgaaaaagCTATCATGTAACAGATGAAGCACTTTCCGTGCAGATTCCTGAGCTTCCTTACTTTGAGATACACTGCGATTGTGAGAGCCAAGAACACTTTTGAAAACCACATGACTGCAggtaggaaaaaaaatatctaaggACGAGAAGTACTTCAACTGGCTATTTACTACTTACTACCCTTTCGTTTTTCTCTTTCTTGCATCGCCTTTTTTCGCTTCGTATAATCAATGGTCGGATGAAATGCAGCCACAAGGGACTCTATGTTGTCTGAAGTGAACTGATTTGGATGAAGACAGtattcaagatatcttagtgctcggtcgaatttcaccgtgctaaatgcgcaatgttataaaagttatttaactcgctgtagggttcagttcacgcaggacccgaaacagttttataactttgttaacactaagcgaaaacccaatttacatccttcatcgctttcgttcagaaacgctacagcaaactctgatcaggccatcgccgatctctttgccgagtttttcaaaactacgtattgttcctcgAATAGCtcagatcagacttactcttttgatttgcccaagtcgaacctaattttcagtcccattttaaccgaaagctcccttagttcggatcttcatcgtgtaaaaccagtttactcaccgggtcccgatggaataccaggctgcgtgctcaagtattgtgccggagctctgtgcaatccccttttgaaattgtttaccttatctttagaaacctcagaatttccccttatttggaaggaatcatttatcattccactccacaaaaaaggtagcaaatcggacgccagcaactatagaggaatctctaagttgtcggcaattccaaaacttttcgagaatgtaattactccccacttgcagcatttatgcagatccgtaatttcaccatgtcagcatggttttatgaggcgaagatcgaccactacaaatcttctggaactcacctctttcgttattagaggtttccaacgtaactttcaaaccgacgtgatttacacagacttcagtaaagcctttgactcggttaatcactctcttcttgtaaggaagcttgacttaatcgggtttcctgtcgatctacttaaatggattttgagctatttgagtgacagaactcaaaaggttctgtttaaaaatgctctatccaaattcctcagagtcacttctggcgtcccgcagggtagccacctcggcccgctgctatttacattgtttatcaatgacctcccgctggttctaacgaattctagagtacttatgtacgctgatgacgttaagctatgcttgcagtataaggacagctcttgccagtcagacctgcaatcggatcttaataactttcaagcatggtgtcgtgctaatttattacatctcaacagctctaaatgcaagctgatgacattttcacgtgtcactccccagtttgccacttatatgctaaatgattgtgctcttgaaagaatatctcttgttgatgatttaggcgttcgcttagaccctaaactttcgttctctgaacatatttcgtgcacggTTAATAAGGCCAGAGGCATGctaggttttattaagaggtggtcgaaggaattcgattccccttatataacgaagaccctttttacttcattagttcgccctatattggagtatggttcatgcgtctggagtcctcaattcggaatccatattaaccgtattgaatctgtacaaaagaactttttacttttcgccctccgtggcctaccttgggatgctgatgagaggctaccgtcctatacaagtagactcctattaattaacttaccctccctagctaaccgtagaacaatgcttggtgtcgtattccttcataaccttaTAAATGGTGtggttgagagcccctttcttttagggcagcttaacttccacgttccccgactaacatctagaacccttatccctttagtagtaaatcactgtaggcgggagtttgaagtacatgaaccctttagggttttatgtacggattacaaccgcctctctgatattataattcgtagcgataacccttctatattaaaaaccttaatacttgtagagttagctcgtagtgtagcaccgtagtctaattttgcatgcgtttctttttattttacctatttatttattcttgcaTGACTTGTAGTAGTTATCTCGTAGAGTAGcacttattttgcatgcgtttttctttttattattttttttttttttattttttatattttgtttatttattaaattatggttatggttatatatttttattattaaatcattattttgcatgtgtttttatttatttatatatttatagtttattatattatctcctaatgtttcctcgtacatttcgtctgtccgtctaacgcgtctatctagttcgcgattcgtgccgtacgtcacacggctgcgcccctcggtcggttgggcgggaggtggaagcgggaccccgcgcgaaaaaaaaaaaaaaaaatatccccTAAAGTGAATTCCCTTTTTCCCGTTGAGCAATACACTTCCGTTCTAAGGATATCAAGTTAGTTAAGAAAACGTAGAAATGAAAAAAGGTTTGTCGCTGTTTGTAGGACAACAAGCTCAATAAATGCCCCGAAAATAATAGTGAAAAATTCCATTTGGCCTTTGAACATAATTAACGAACCTAAATTCTCGACTAAATCCAAAGTAGATCGGAGATCGTGCTTATATAGGTTTCTGGAGAGCAACTTTCTTGAATATAACCACGCAGAATAAAACGATTTGCTGCTATCAACAGTCTTTCGGGAATTTTATTGAAatgatttgtttgtttctgttaagttgttatattttatatttggggTACCGGGCGCCCTGCGGTCGTTATTGAAAAACCTTAAGGGGATAATTAACAATCGAACTGCAAAATtgttatatacaatttttaatcaaataaatattcaaatttaaattaaatttttgcatcatacactgattaattttgttattttttatccttgctttgtatatatgtatgtatatgttttatataaaataatattcttgAAGTTTGACTAAAGTCgaattattgtattaaaacaataaatgttACATTTACCGCATTTTAGTAGTTTTATTACAGTACCTGTCCCTCTACAAAATCACCTATCACCTTTGCGAAATAAAGTCCTAAGCGTAAGTCCTTCTTCCAAAACAACCTCTGGGACCCGCTTGAGTCCTTGACAAGCGCTGTCATTCATTTAGTGCCTCCTCTGGCAATTATTATGTGCGATAATGCCCGGATGACGCGACGAATTTGGacaagttttttttgttgtgtttttatttcgaGGACAAGGAGAGGTCGCTGCCGCCAGGTCTTTCCGCCATTTGTTTGGGCAGTTTAAAGTTTTCGCATTAGCCGTATGACATTTACATTTACCGTGCCTCATGGCACGGAAATTAAGGCAGCCGCAGGACGACACAAAGGAGAGCTGCCTGGCGGGCAGTGAGGGCTGGCATCCGCCTTGCGgtatgcaataaaaagcaaatgtaacgcaaaatgttattacgcatacgccatgtgtgCCGCTGCCGTGGTCGTCGGAGTGCTGCTTGTTTGTCTTTAAAGGTTTTGTCGTTCGCGTTTAACTCAGTGTGTGCACGGAGAGAAAATGGGATGTAAgattatcaaaaatatttataatatataaaaaatactatttaaGATGCTTTAatagggttttttttaaataataaaaataattatttaaataatgggttaaaataaatattttccctgtGCCATAAGCTCCCTTTAGCATTTTTTCCCACCTCTTCTGTGTCTGTCTGTGACTTTGAGGTCGAGCAAAGAGCTGGAGCTCTCGTCCTGCCTGCCCTGAGCTTTTAAAATGCCATTGTTTGCAGCTGCGCTTGGCTTCACCCGACCTGCGACCCCTGACCCCTTGCCCCTGATGACCCACCCACCCACTCCAGCCATTTAACTTTAAGAGCCAGCAGATTtttctctgtattttttttttatattattttactgCACCAACTTCATTAAGGAGTTCTCCTCCTCTCCCGCTCAGTCTAATTTATGTGTCTCAAAGTCAATTTTCCATTTGGGCCTTTTATGAGTTGGCAGCAGTAGTGGCTGTAGTTGGCGCAGTGGGCGTGGCATTCAACCAATCCGTCGACATATGTTACTGGGCCCTGATTGATGCGCTCCCGATGAGGCGGATGTGGCTTGGATTTCAATAAAGTTTTATGCCATTTCAACGACTGCCGTCCCAGGAAAAACTTTCGAAACAATAAATCACCAATGACTGCGACGACGACAACCACGTGTCCTGGCCTAGTACATCCTACCAGCCCCTTTGGCGCTTTTCCTTAAAGCCggaaaaatgtaagaaaatatGGCCAggaagggagagagagaggattGTAAACAGAGAGTTGGCCGAGACTCATACCCTTGGGGGAATTGAGGGTCTGATACATTTGTGGCCAAGGTCGCCTTTGATGCATGCCGCCTTATGATGGATTAGCTTATATACTCGGAAAATCTGTAATATTTGTGTCTTCTTGTGAGGATTAAGCAAGAGCATTGTGTTTTTTAAAGAACAACACAGAGGCCTAATTTAATTTCGAAAGCCTTCAATCAATTTTGAGGATTATCATGTCAATAGGTTTTcgtaaaatatgtattattagTGAGAAAACTCCTTTAAAAGTtcgttaataattaaataagtaaattatatatatattttcttcccttTAAATCTTAAAGAGCATTTCATATTTTGTCTTGAGGGATTCTCGCTTTCTCGCCGCCATGTGAGAAGACATTTCGGATTTGCTAGGAGCTTATGGCTTCTCCTGCCTCCCTTTTCCTGCCGAATTGAGACACTCAAACACACACTCTGGACcctacacacacgcacacacacacttggaaTTAACACCATAAATTTTGTAGCCTAAACTATGCCTGGCATGCTGCCCTTGCCCCATGACTTTCTCGGGCgggaaaaaagggaaatggtAGCCaagttgttttttgtttttcctcgGTTTGTTTGTTCTTCGTCGTGTTGCCCTGCATTGTTGTTTGTCCTTTTTTTGGGCAGAGAACGGAGCGGAGGCCAGAGTGCCTCAGTTGAAAGTGGTTTCTTTCGGTGGCGGCCGACCGCATTTATATAGGCCAAAGTTGCACCCGCAGCAGATTTCAAGTTTTTATCTCTCAGTCTGACAATGCTGCCGGGGCATCCGACTTTAGTTACTCTCGGCTAAAGTTGAAGCCGAAGCCACAGACATTTTAGCCAAGAAGTGGCTTAGCTGTTTGAGGCCGAGACTTGAGCtgcttttaatttatatgGCCAAAAAGGTTGACACgctaacaataacaacaacaacaaaatgcgGACAAAGAGTGGCCATAAATTTTCTGTACTTAATCAGCGGGCGGGCCTCCGACgtctgcgtatacgtaatgtggACAATGGGGCGTATGAACATATTTTTCTGCAAGAGATTTCATCGTGTTCCTAAAGGTAATCATGAGCGAGGACCTACCTCTAGCAGTGACAGGAGAGAAGGCCATTAGAGCtacacaaaaagaaatatgagatttatttaaatagtttatagaataaaaaaaaataataacagttttttatagaaatttacAATACAAATTTCTCTAGGTAtcctttttgaattttatctGCTTGTTTTCTgttcatatattttctttctatattatttttccacaactttctttttctctctACTCGTCCAGGATGAGAAATCCCTGGACAAGGACAATTAACTGTCAGCGCTTGTTCTCCAATAATGCAAACTAATTTCAATGTCGCCCAAGGACCGCTAGCAGCACAAAAGGACCTTATCCCAGCAGCCCTTAGTCGGTCCCTTTTAGCCCAGTTCCCACTACCCACAACAGTGCACGCATATAATTTTTCATTGAGCTGATGCGGATATAATCCCCATGCTGGGAGTAAACAGAAAAACAGAGGAGCACAATGGCCCTCGGTAGCCACTGGCACCCGGCGGATGAGAAGCATCTTCCATGCCCGCCCCATTAATGCTGATTATACGCTAATGTCAGAGGGCTCCCGGTCGATAGACTGCTGCTTACTGCTGGTCCTGCAGTCCTGTAGTCGTCGTCCTGCAACCGCAATGCAATTTAGCTGGGCTTTAAGTGGGGCAAAAAAGTTGGCAATTCGCGAATCGCGAATCGACGGGGCAGGTGGCGTTCCCTCAGGATAATTATAATGCCATTAGCATGTTTAGTCCACAATCAGATTTGGCTGCCTCCTGCCTGCCCACTCCCTTTGGCGGAGACCGCTTAAAT
Above is a genomic segment from Drosophila kikkawai strain 14028-0561.14 chromosome 3R, DkikHiC1v2, whole genome shotgun sequence containing:
- the LOC108074359 gene encoding protein Diedel-like produces the protein MQSVIIAPLVIAACVLALVGGANSECCQDMKTVQYKISGGDCGDVGGEKSGDSCSIIICGNGEAVVGTYCGKGPCNLFGCACKNGCLQGNWVDDFLAKNSRYSIDIINVH
- the LOC108074358 gene encoding protein Diedel-like; this translates as MRIALLIFGACLLALIGGVYSECCTTKVNLEYKISSGGCGAVGGRRSGNACKVTICGNGAALVGTYCGKGPCNWFGCACRNGCLQGNWVSDFLARNKRYNIDVLDAQWTG